The Acidobacteriota bacterium DNA window GGACGACGCCTCGATCGGCGTGGTGATCCTGACCGGCGAGGGGAAGGAGGCGTTCTGCTCGGGCGGGGACCAGAGCGTCCGCGCCGCCGGGGGCTACGTCGGGGACGACGGCGTGCCCCGGCTGAACGTGCTCGACCTGCAGCGCCAGATCCGAACGCTGCCGAAGCCGGTCATCGCGATGGTGGCCGGGTATGCGATCGGCGGCGGCCATGTCCTCCACCTCGTGTGCGATCTGACGATCGCCGCCGACAACGCCCGGTTCGGCCAGACCGGACCGCGCGTCGGCAGCTTCGACGGCGGGTACGGCGCGTCGTATCTCGCCCGCTGCGTCGGGCAGAAGAAAGCGCGGGAGATCTGGTATCTCTGCCGCCAGTACGACGCCAGGGAGGCGCTCGCGATGGGACTGGTGAACGCCGTGGTCCCCCTGGAACGGCTCGAGGAGGAAACGGTGGCGTGGTGCCGGCGCATCCTCGAGCACAGCCCCACCGCGATCCGGCTGCTCAAGGCGGCGTTCAACGCCGACTGCGACGGGCAGGCGGGCCTGCAGCAGCTCGCGGGCGACGCGACGCTGCTGTTCTACCTCACGGAGGAAGCGCAGGAGGGCAAGCGCGCCTTTCTCGAGAAGCGCAAGCCTGACTTCTCGCGCTTCAAGCG harbors:
- the menB gene encoding 1,4-dihydroxy-2-naphthoyl-CoA synthase, which gives rise to MSLPDWTPQPGFEDIRYDKAPEGIAKITIARPHVRNAFRPQTIREMQRAFEDARDDASIGVVILTGEGKEAFCSGGDQSVRAAGGYVGDDGVPRLNVLDLQRQIRTLPKPVIAMVAGYAIGGGHVLHLVCDLTIAADNARFGQTGPRVGSFDGGYGASYLARCVGQKKAREIWYLCRQYDAREALAMGLVNAVVPLERLEEETVAWCRRILEHSPTAIRLLKAAFNADCDGQAGLQQLAGDATLLFYLTEEAQEGKRAFLEKRKPDFSRFKRFP